The following proteins are co-located in the Bordetella bronchialis genome:
- a CDS encoding Rieske 2Fe-2S domain-containing protein, with product MLTAADNDLLTLTGPDRPMGQYFRRYWQPVALSRELPEPDGPPIRVQIMGEQLLAFRDTRGRVGLVEPVCPHRGADLYYGRNEDCGLRCVFHGWKFGVDGKAMDLPNVAPDSNYHKTMAIKAYPTREFGEIVWAYLGPVPQDGTLPEVPRLEFGTLPASRRYVTKKRQECNWAQALEGALDTSHFSFLHMPAPNVPSNDNADAPADERRLAWIRRDPMPRFSILDHEVGFVVGGARRADGQDIYWRTAQFALPSHSTTPSTLPGENYFGYTFVPIDDHACWIYTYVWNPERDLTPAEIAQLKGGHGVVAEVDERFIPLRNLSNGYLLDRQEQKHKTYTGVRGVAEQDAMIQESQGRIADRTREHLTATDAAIVRLRRTLLAGARALAQGTEPRAPWCHEAYRLRSGSWVASEGRSFEDIMQERFGSITGRVEQADA from the coding sequence ATGCTGACCGCCGCCGATAACGACCTGCTTACGCTGACCGGCCCCGACCGACCCATGGGGCAGTACTTCCGCCGCTACTGGCAGCCGGTCGCGCTGTCGCGCGAACTGCCGGAGCCGGACGGGCCGCCCATACGCGTGCAAATCATGGGCGAGCAGTTGCTGGCCTTCCGCGATACCCGCGGACGGGTCGGGCTGGTGGAGCCCGTGTGTCCGCATCGCGGCGCGGACCTGTACTACGGCCGCAACGAGGACTGCGGCCTGCGCTGCGTCTTCCATGGCTGGAAGTTCGGGGTCGACGGCAAGGCCATGGACCTGCCCAACGTCGCGCCGGATTCCAACTACCACAAGACCATGGCCATCAAGGCCTATCCTACCCGCGAATTCGGCGAGATCGTTTGGGCCTATCTGGGGCCGGTGCCGCAGGACGGTACGCTGCCGGAGGTGCCGCGGCTGGAGTTCGGCACGCTGCCCGCCAGCCGCCGCTACGTGACCAAGAAACGGCAGGAGTGCAACTGGGCCCAGGCGCTGGAAGGGGCGCTGGATACCTCGCACTTTTCCTTCCTGCACATGCCGGCGCCGAACGTCCCGTCCAACGACAATGCCGATGCGCCGGCCGACGAAAGGCGGCTGGCCTGGATACGGCGCGATCCCATGCCGCGGTTCTCCATCCTGGATCACGAGGTGGGATTCGTGGTGGGCGGGGCGCGGCGCGCCGACGGGCAGGATATCTACTGGCGCACGGCGCAGTTCGCGCTGCCGTCGCACAGCACCACGCCTTCCACCTTGCCGGGCGAAAACTACTTCGGCTACACCTTCGTGCCCATCGACGACCATGCCTGCTGGATCTACACCTACGTGTGGAACCCGGAGCGGGACCTGACGCCCGCGGAAATCGCCCAGCTCAAGGGCGGGCACGGCGTGGTGGCCGAGGTGGACGAACGCTTCATCCCGCTGCGCAACCTGTCCAACGGCTACCTGCTGGACCGGCAGGAACAAAAGCACAAGACCTATACCGGCGTGCGCGGCGTGGCGGAACAGGACGCGATGATCCAGGAAAGCCAGGGCCGCATCGCCGACCGCACCCGCGAACACCTGACCGCCACGGACGCCGCCATCGTGCGCTTGCGCCGCACGCTGCTGGCGGGCGCGCGCGCCCTGGCGCAGGGAACGGAGCCGCGGGCGCCCTGGTGCCACGAGGCCTATCGCCTGCGTTCCGGCAGCTGGGTCGCCAGCGAAGGGCGGTCGTTCGAGGACATCATGCAGGAACGTTTCGGCAGTATTACCGGCCGCGTCGAGCAGGCAGACGCCTGA
- a CDS encoding fumarylacetoacetate hydrolase family protein, which produces MKLLSYIHEGRPGWGMLDRDGQVVDGQAWTGGRHASLKSLLAEGNDAWQGLRAPDPAHPRIALERLRLLPVIPDPGKILCVGLNYEEHRRETNRAPTGEPTLFLRVASSQIGHGDAIVVPRASDQVDYEGEIAIVIGRPGRHIAQDRAWSHIAGYAPYNDVSVRDWQQHTTQWTPGKNFDGTGAFGPWMTTRDEIADGAELGLETRLNGAVVQRATTAQLIFDIPRLVHYASRFTTLQPGDVIVTGTPGGVGFKRNPPVFLKAGDVVEVEVSGVGCLSNPVRGE; this is translated from the coding sequence GTGAAACTACTGAGCTACATCCATGAAGGCCGGCCCGGCTGGGGCATGCTGGACCGCGACGGCCAGGTCGTCGACGGACAGGCATGGACGGGCGGGCGGCATGCGAGCCTGAAGTCGCTGCTGGCGGAAGGGAACGATGCGTGGCAAGGCCTGCGCGCGCCTGACCCGGCACATCCGCGCATCGCGCTGGAGCGGCTGCGCCTGCTGCCGGTGATTCCCGATCCCGGCAAGATTCTCTGCGTGGGCCTGAACTACGAGGAACATCGGCGCGAGACCAACCGCGCGCCCACCGGCGAACCGACGCTGTTCCTGCGCGTGGCGAGCTCGCAGATCGGCCATGGCGATGCCATCGTGGTTCCGCGGGCCTCGGACCAGGTGGACTACGAAGGCGAGATCGCGATCGTGATCGGCCGGCCGGGCCGCCATATCGCGCAGGATCGCGCCTGGTCGCATATCGCCGGCTATGCGCCGTACAACGATGTCTCGGTGCGGGACTGGCAGCAGCACACGACCCAGTGGACGCCGGGCAAGAACTTCGATGGGACCGGGGCTTTCGGGCCCTGGATGACGACCCGCGACGAAATCGCCGACGGCGCCGAGCTCGGCCTGGAGACGCGGCTGAACGGAGCCGTCGTGCAGCGCGCCACGACCGCGCAGTTGATCTTCGATATCCCGCGCCTGGTGCACTATGCCTCGCGCTTCACGACGCTGCAGCCGGGTGACGTCATCGTCACGGGAACCCCGGGCGGCGTCGGTTTCAAGCGCAATCCGCCCGTGTTCCTGAAGGCGGGCGACGTGGTGGAGGTGGAGGTAAGCGGCGTGGGCTGCCTGTCCAATCCCGTGCGCGGCGAATGA
- a CDS encoding tripartite tricarboxylate transporter substrate binding protein, giving the protein MKTLMRGLCAGLALAFAACAGAAGYPDKPIRLIVPYAAGGSTDSTARLVAKGLAERLGQPVVVENRAGAGGMIGQDLVAKAPADGYTLLLSAAGPLTVTPHAYEKVPYDPVRAFTPIKLIAKAPLVLVANPKLGFKSVQDLIEAARKNPGKVTYASFGIGSAGHLAGELFKSLTGVDMVHVPYKGSAPGLVDVVGGQVNVMFDVLVSALPQVQAGKLDALAITLGERSQLMPNVPTMQEAGITGFEAGTWFGLLGPAGMPPEVVARLSQAADQVLAQAALRKELVAQGAEVAGGSTDDFRRFFLSEYDKWGRVARAAGIKAG; this is encoded by the coding sequence ATGAAAACCCTGATGCGTGGTCTTTGCGCCGGCCTGGCGCTGGCCTTCGCCGCCTGTGCCGGCGCGGCGGGCTATCCCGACAAGCCCATCCGCCTGATCGTGCCCTATGCCGCGGGCGGCTCCACCGACAGTACCGCGCGCCTGGTCGCCAAGGGCCTGGCCGAACGCCTGGGGCAGCCGGTGGTGGTGGAGAACCGCGCCGGCGCGGGCGGCATGATAGGGCAGGATCTGGTGGCCAAGGCGCCGGCGGACGGCTACACGCTGTTGCTCAGCGCCGCGGGGCCTTTGACGGTGACCCCGCATGCCTATGAAAAAGTCCCCTACGACCCGGTGCGGGCCTTCACGCCGATCAAGCTGATCGCCAAGGCGCCGCTGGTGCTGGTGGCCAATCCCAAGCTGGGCTTCAAGAGCGTGCAGGATCTGATCGAGGCCGCGCGCAAGAATCCGGGCAAGGTGACCTATGCGTCCTTCGGCATCGGCAGCGCGGGACACCTCGCGGGCGAGCTGTTCAAGTCGCTGACGGGCGTGGACATGGTCCACGTGCCCTACAAGGGCAGCGCGCCCGGCCTGGTCGATGTGGTGGGCGGCCAGGTCAACGTGATGTTCGATGTGCTGGTGTCGGCGCTGCCGCAGGTGCAGGCGGGCAAGCTGGACGCGCTGGCCATCACGCTGGGCGAGCGGTCCCAGCTGATGCCCAATGTGCCCACCATGCAGGAAGCCGGCATCACGGGATTCGAGGCCGGTACCTGGTTCGGCCTGCTGGGGCCGGCCGGCATGCCGCCGGAGGTGGTGGCGCGCCTGTCGCAGGCGGCGGACCAGGTCCTGGCGCAGGCCGCCCTGCGCAAGGAGCTGGTCGCGCAGGGAGCCGAAGTGGCCGGCGGTTCCACCGACGACTTCCGGCGCTTTTTCCTGTCCGAGTACGACAAGTGGGGGCGCGTCGCGCGTGCCGCCGGTATCAAGGCGGGCTGA
- a CDS encoding LysR family transcriptional regulator, whose amino-acid sequence MNVTIKQLRAFINVVNAGSFTEAAKRMYVTQSALSLLLRDLEAELGFRLLDRNSRRMQLSTMGAEFYPLAIKVVDDLDAAINNTLQLHERQRGSVVMACTLLYGQALMPQILAAFAQRYPAIKVRMLDLPNEQVLARVAADEADLGVAPQRPTPAGLVQERLFQDRIQLICPQDHPLARRKRVTWAQALAHPFISLPLDFTVRLQADLLAWSKSLTLNPSHSVSYLTTALGMVKWGHGLTALPSYSTPLLTAYGLAGVPVRDPVIHRQISLFTKRSRSLSPAAASLMDFMHEFMARAE is encoded by the coding sequence ATGAATGTCACGATCAAGCAGCTGCGGGCCTTCATCAATGTGGTCAATGCCGGCAGCTTCACGGAAGCGGCCAAGCGCATGTACGTCACGCAGTCCGCGCTCAGCCTGCTGCTGCGCGACCTGGAGGCCGAGCTCGGCTTCCGCCTGCTGGACCGCAACAGCCGCCGCATGCAGCTCTCGACCATGGGCGCGGAGTTCTATCCGCTGGCGATCAAGGTCGTGGACGACCTGGACGCCGCCATCAACAACACCTTGCAGCTGCACGAGCGCCAGCGCGGCAGCGTGGTCATGGCCTGTACGCTGCTGTACGGCCAGGCCCTGATGCCGCAGATCCTGGCCGCTTTCGCGCAGCGCTATCCCGCGATCAAGGTGCGCATGCTGGATCTTCCCAACGAGCAGGTGCTGGCCCGCGTGGCGGCCGACGAAGCGGATCTCGGCGTCGCGCCGCAGCGCCCCACCCCCGCCGGCCTGGTGCAGGAACGCCTGTTCCAGGACCGCATCCAGTTGATCTGCCCGCAAGACCACCCGCTGGCGCGCCGCAAGCGCGTGACGTGGGCCCAGGCCCTGGCCCATCCCTTCATCAGCCTGCCGCTGGACTTCACCGTGCGGCTGCAGGCCGACCTGCTGGCGTGGTCGAAATCGCTGACGCTGAATCCCAGCCATTCCGTGTCCTACCTGACCACCGCGCTGGGCATGGTGAAGTGGGGCCATGGCCTGACGGCATTGCCGTCGTATTCGACGCCGCTGCTGACCGCGTACGGCCTGGCCGGCGTCCCGGTGCGCGACCCGGTCATCCACCGGCAGATCTCGCTGTTCACCAAGCGCAGCCGCAGCCTGTCGCCGGCCGCGGCCAGCCTGATGGACTTCATGCACGAATTCATGGCGCGGGCGGAATGA
- a CDS encoding IclR family transcriptional regulator, translating to MMRGASGTAARASARRQRGGTTADAKAQDGKTANVDTPGVDTPGGDTSGDHTSGVDTPGVDTPAGAQTVRRAVALLRLVACGQERGTRLIDLVRMSGLNRPTVHRLLKALMQEGAIEQDAGTRRYLIGPEISLLGLARTRRFPLLTLAEPYLIELAHDVGDTVFLSIRHGHDSICIGRRTGHHPIQVLSIEVGVRRPLGVGVSGVALLASLPEQESAALIAANAARLAVLGEKPADIQARVAKARASGIAHAPAGLMPGTSAVAVPIPGPRGGALGAVTVTAMANRLTADRYTEVVERMRVAARAIARRYSEAAAGAKG from the coding sequence ATGATGCGCGGCGCCTCCGGCACGGCTGCGCGGGCATCGGCCCGTCGCCAGCGCGGCGGCACCACCGCGGACGCGAAGGCGCAGGACGGGAAAACGGCAAACGTCGACACGCCGGGCGTCGATACGCCGGGCGGCGATACGTCCGGTGACCACACGTCCGGCGTCGATACGCCGGGCGTCGATACACCGGCGGGCGCGCAGACGGTCCGGCGCGCCGTGGCCCTGCTGCGCCTGGTGGCCTGCGGGCAGGAGCGTGGCACCCGGCTTATCGATCTGGTGCGCATGTCCGGCCTGAACCGGCCCACGGTGCACCGCCTGCTCAAGGCCCTGATGCAGGAAGGCGCCATCGAGCAGGATGCCGGAACGCGCCGCTACCTGATCGGTCCGGAAATCAGCTTGCTGGGACTGGCGCGCACGCGCCGCTTCCCGCTGCTGACCCTGGCCGAGCCCTACCTGATCGAACTGGCGCATGACGTCGGCGACACGGTCTTCCTGAGTATCCGCCACGGCCATGACTCCATCTGCATCGGCCGCCGCACGGGGCATCACCCCATCCAGGTGCTGTCCATCGAAGTGGGGGTGCGGCGCCCGCTCGGGGTGGGCGTGTCGGGCGTGGCGCTGCTGGCCAGCCTGCCGGAACAGGAAAGCGCCGCCCTGATCGCCGCCAACGCCGCCCGCCTGGCGGTGCTGGGCGAAAAGCCGGCGGACATCCAGGCGCGCGTCGCCAAGGCGCGCGCCAGCGGCATCGCGCACGCCCCCGCCGGCCTGATGCCGGGCACCAGCGCCGTGGCCGTGCCCATCCCCGGCCCGCGCGGCGGCGCGCTGGGCGCCGTCACGGTCACCGCCATGGCCAACCGGCTGACGGCCGATCGCTACACCGAGGTCGTCGAACGGATGCGCGTGGCCGCGCGGGCCATCGCGCGCCGGTATTCGGAGGCCGCCGCAGGCGCCAAGGGCTGA
- a CDS encoding PDR/VanB family oxidoreductase: MEARLKLRIRAIAQEAQAIHSYELVDDGGGPLPAFTAGAHLTLHLPVGLSRCYSLTNCPGERHRYVIAVNRDAHSRGGSRYLHEAARVGQVLAADPPRNLFELDEAAQASVLIAGGIGITPIRCMIRRLETLGRPWELHYCARHPGAAAYLEELQGDPRVHTYFDAVPSPRRLDIAATLAALPAGAHVYCCGPTPMLEAFRLHAAALPAERVHLEQFGPAAAPAVGEGYAVRLARSGRSVRVMPGRSILETLIEAGLQPPHACGQGVCGSCETAVLAGRPDHRDQVLSEAEKAAGASMMICCSGSLDPELVLDM, from the coding sequence ATGGAAGCCCGATTGAAGCTGCGCATCCGCGCCATCGCGCAAGAGGCCCAGGCCATCCATAGCTATGAACTGGTGGACGACGGCGGCGGCCCCTTGCCGGCTTTCACGGCGGGGGCGCACCTGACCCTGCACCTGCCGGTGGGCCTGTCGCGCTGCTATTCGCTGACCAACTGCCCCGGCGAGCGCCATCGCTATGTCATCGCGGTGAACCGGGATGCGCACAGCCGCGGGGGATCGCGCTACCTGCATGAGGCGGCGCGGGTGGGGCAGGTGCTGGCGGCCGATCCGCCGCGCAATCTGTTCGAACTGGACGAAGCGGCGCAGGCGTCGGTGCTGATCGCGGGCGGCATCGGCATCACGCCGATACGCTGCATGATCCGGCGGCTGGAAACGCTCGGCAGGCCCTGGGAACTGCACTATTGCGCCCGGCATCCCGGCGCCGCCGCCTACCTGGAAGAACTGCAAGGCGACCCGCGCGTGCACACCTATTTCGACGCGGTACCGTCGCCGCGCCGCCTGGATATCGCGGCCACGCTCGCGGCATTGCCCGCCGGCGCGCACGTCTATTGCTGCGGGCCGACGCCCATGCTGGAGGCCTTCCGCCTGCATGCCGCGGCGCTGCCGGCCGAGCGCGTGCATCTGGAACAGTTCGGTCCGGCCGCGGCGCCGGCCGTGGGCGAAGGCTATGCCGTGCGGCTGGCGCGTAGCGGGCGGTCCGTGCGCGTGATGCCGGGCCGCAGCATCCTGGAAACCCTGATCGAGGCCGGCCTGCAGCCGCCGCATGCCTGCGGACAGGGCGTTTGCGGCAGTTGCGAAACGGCCGTGCTGGCCGGCCGCCCGGACCACCGCGACCAGGTATTGAGCGAGGCCGAGAAAGCCGCCGGCGCCAGCATGATGATCTGCTGCTCCGGCAGCCTGGATCCGGAGCTGGTGCTGGACATGTAG